GGTCAACCCGGTGCGCCTCCAGGGCCAGAAGACCGCGGCCTTCGAGATCTGCGACTTCCTCGGCGACGCGCCCGACTACCACCTCCTCCCGGTGGGCAACGCCGGCAACATCTCGGCCTACTGGATGGGCTACGAGCAGTACGCCGACCTCGGCCGCTCCAGCAAGCGACCGGTGATGCGGGGGTTCCAGGCCGAGGGTGCCTCGCCACTGGTGACCGGTGAGCCCTTCCCGGACCCGGAGACCAAGGCGACCGCGATCCGCATCGGCAACCCCGCCTCGTGGAAGCTCGCCGAGGCGGCCGCGCACGAGTCGGGCGGGCGGTTCGCCGCGGTCAGCGACGCGCAGATCCTCGCCGCGCAGGCCCAGCTCGCGCGCCACGACGGCGTCTTCGTGGAGCCCGCCTCTGCGGCCGGCGTCGCGGGACTCCTCGCCGAGCTCGCCGCGGGGGAGACCTACGCCGGCACGACGGTCGCGATCACGGTGACCGGCCACGGCCTCAAGGACACCGCTACCGCGCTCGAGTCCTACGGCGACGTCGTCGACACGGTCGTCGACGCCGACGTGGCCGCCGCGGCAGCCGCCGCCGGGCTGGCCTGAGCGTGGCGACGTTCGTCGACGGGGCGGTGCGCGTCAGCGTGCCCGCCACCTCGGCCAACCTCGGCCCCGGTTTCGACTCCCTCGGCCTCGCGGTGTCGCTGCGTGACGAGCTCGAGGCCGAGGTCGTGGGCGAGGGGCTGCT
This sequence is a window from Nocardioides sp. S5. Protein-coding genes within it:
- the thrC gene encoding threonine synthase, which codes for MRHQWRGLIEEYRDLIDLLPEGLEAVTLREGGTPLVHSEWLSSLTGAQVWLKVEGDNPTGSFKDRGMTTAISVAKHEGAQAVVCASTGNTSASMAAYAAKAGLKPLVLVPEGKIAAGKMAQAVVHGAQIIMVRGNFDHCLQMAKGLAWDYPVALVNSVNPVRLQGQKTAAFEICDFLGDAPDYHLLPVGNAGNISAYWMGYEQYADLGRSSKRPVMRGFQAEGASPLVTGEPFPDPETKATAIRIGNPASWKLAEAAAHESGGRFAAVSDAQILAAQAQLARHDGVFVEPASAAGVAGLLAELAAGETYAGTTVAITVTGHGLKDTATALESYGDVVDTVVDADVAAAAAAAGLA